A region of uncultured Draconibacterium sp. DNA encodes the following proteins:
- a CDS encoding outer membrane lipoprotein-sorting protein, with translation MKRTFLLTALMLFALISTQAQSLDNVLDSYYKANGLDKIADVKTFNVKAKVSVMGMEMPMEIKVKKPNKFRVDIDMMGQKTTSAFDGENGWMINPMAGAGVQELEGAQLKQAMGQADMEGALYNYKAKGSNIEMLGKVDVDGAEAYKLKLTDKDGVVQTYYINADDYMVSKVESRVEAMGQSMDVVTKMLEYKDIKGIKMATKIEMDMSMGKQSVVMEEIKIDEPIDDSLFEKPTE, from the coding sequence ATGAAACGTACCTTTTTATTAACCGCCTTAATGCTTTTTGCACTCATCAGCACACAAGCACAATCACTCGACAATGTATTGGATAGTTATTACAAAGCCAACGGTTTGGATAAAATAGCCGATGTAAAAACATTCAACGTAAAAGCAAAAGTTAGTGTAATGGGAATGGAAATGCCCATGGAAATTAAAGTAAAAAAACCCAACAAATTTCGTGTCGACATTGACATGATGGGGCAAAAAACCACCAGTGCCTTTGATGGCGAAAATGGATGGATGATTAACCCAATGGCGGGAGCCGGAGTTCAGGAACTGGAAGGAGCACAGTTAAAACAAGCAATGGGGCAAGCCGATATGGAAGGAGCATTGTACAACTACAAAGCAAAAGGCAGTAACATTGAAATGCTGGGTAAAGTTGATGTTGATGGCGCTGAAGCATACAAGCTGAAACTAACTGATAAGGACGGTGTTGTTCAGACCTACTATATTAATGCTGACGACTATATGGTTTCAAAAGTTGAATCGAGAGTTGAAGCCATGGGACAGAGTATGGATGTGGTAACAAAAATGCTGGAATATAAAGATATTAAAGGAATTAAAATGGCAACCAAAATAGAAATGGATATGTCAATGGGCAAACAATCGGTGGTGATGGAAGAAATAAAAATTGATGAGCCAATTGATGACAGCCTGTTTGAAAAACCAACGGAATAA
- a CDS encoding LytTR family DNA-binding domain-containing protein yields MQIKSIIVDDEKNGRENLAGLLESHCPEVILVGFANSVKSAIQLIKNEKPQLVFLDIEMPGENGFQLLEHFADINFEVIFVTAYDNYAIKAIRFSAADYILKPINYNELKAAVEKVVHRIDKREENRQIRELNHNILQPENPRIGLPTNDRIEFVEVKNIVHCKGESNYTHIYLQEKKHLLVAKTLVEFEDLLKEYAFVRTHKSHLVSLKHVVAYSKTDGGTLELSNGDRILISRRRKDEVLKMLKTAIA; encoded by the coding sequence ATGCAGATAAAATCAATTATAGTAGACGACGAAAAAAACGGCCGCGAAAATTTGGCTGGGCTGCTTGAGTCACATTGCCCGGAAGTAATCTTGGTGGGATTTGCAAATTCAGTGAAGTCTGCTATCCAGCTTATTAAAAATGAAAAGCCGCAATTGGTATTTCTCGATATTGAAATGCCCGGAGAAAATGGTTTTCAGTTGCTTGAGCATTTTGCTGATATTAACTTCGAGGTCATTTTTGTAACGGCTTACGACAACTACGCAATTAAAGCCATCCGCTTTTCGGCTGCCGATTATATTCTTAAACCCATAAACTACAACGAGCTAAAAGCAGCGGTTGAAAAGGTAGTTCATCGCATCGATAAGCGGGAAGAAAACCGGCAAATTCGTGAATTGAATCATAATATTTTGCAGCCCGAAAATCCGAGAATTGGATTGCCAACAAACGATCGTATTGAATTTGTGGAAGTAAAAAATATCGTTCATTGCAAGGGAGAAAGCAATTACACACATATTTATCTGCAAGAAAAAAAGCATTTGCTGGTAGCAAAAACCCTGGTTGAATTTGAGGACCTGTTAAAGGAATATGCTTTTGTAAGAACGCATAAATCACATCTTGTAAGCTTAAAACATGTAGTGGCGTATTCGAAAACCGATGGAGGAACACTTGAACTTTCGAATGGCGACCGGATTTTGATATCAAGACGACGAAAGGATGAGGTGCTAAAAATGTTAAAAACCGCAATTGCCTAG
- a CDS encoding glycoside hydrolase family 130 protein, translated as MSKKVNIPFEERPQGCTDVMWRYSKNPVIGRYEIPTSNSIFNSAVVPFEDGFAGVFRCDNKAVQMNIFAGFSKDGINWEINQDPIEMVAGNTEMIESDYKYDPRVTWIEDRYWVTWCNGYHGPTIGIAYTFDFKTFHQCENAFLPFNRNGVLFPEKINGKYAMLSRPSDNGHTPFGDIYISYSPDMKYWGEHRCVMKVTPFELSAWQCTKIGAGSVPIKTEEGWLEFYHGVINTCNGFRYSMGAAILDLEDPSKVLYRTQPYLLAPAAPYELAGDVPNVVFPCAALSDGEKIAVYYGAADTVVGMAFAYQQELIDFIKENSI; from the coding sequence ATGTCTAAAAAAGTAAACATACCTTTTGAAGAACGCCCGCAAGGCTGCACCGACGTAATGTGGCGCTATTCGAAGAATCCCGTAATTGGTCGGTACGAAATTCCTACATCGAACAGTATTTTTAATAGTGCCGTTGTTCCTTTTGAAGATGGTTTTGCCGGCGTTTTTCGCTGCGACAACAAAGCTGTGCAGATGAATATTTTTGCCGGTTTCAGTAAAGACGGGATCAACTGGGAGATCAATCAAGACCCAATTGAAATGGTTGCCGGAAATACCGAAATGATCGAGTCGGATTATAAATACGACCCGCGTGTTACCTGGATTGAAGACCGCTACTGGGTAACCTGGTGTAACGGCTACCACGGACCAACAATCGGCATTGCCTACACTTTCGATTTTAAAACCTTTCACCAGTGCGAAAACGCCTTTTTGCCTTTTAACCGAAACGGGGTGCTTTTCCCTGAAAAAATTAATGGGAAATATGCCATGTTAAGCCGCCCGAGCGATAATGGACATACACCGTTTGGCGATATTTACATTAGTTACAGCCCCGATATGAAATACTGGGGCGAGCACCGCTGTGTAATGAAAGTAACTCCTTTTGAGCTAAGTGCGTGGCAGTGTACGAAAATTGGTGCCGGATCGGTTCCGATTAAAACTGAAGAAGGTTGGCTGGAGTTCTATCACGGTGTAATTAACACCTGCAACGGATTTCGTTATTCGATGGGTGCTGCGATTCTCGATCTGGAAGATCCATCGAAAGTATTGTACCGCACACAGCCATATTTACTGGCTCCTGCAGCTCCGTACGAACTGGCCGGTGATGTGCCAAATGTTGTGTTCCCTTGTGCCGCACTTAGCGACGGTGAAAAGATTGCCGTTTATTACGGTGCTGCTGATACGGTTGTGGGAATGGCTTTTGCTTACCAACAGGAATTGATTGATTTTATTAAGGAAAATTCGATATAA
- a CDS encoding Sb-PDE family phosphodiesterase translates to MMKKFGFIIVLLVVSSGLIYAQARRIINIPNINGYQTLKCDLHMHTVFSDGTVWPTVRIEEAWNEGLDAISITDHIEYRPHSIDVVADHNRSYDLAKPLADQSEILLIKGAEITRSMPPGHLNALFITNANLLELEDVHAAVKEARDQGAFLMWNHPCWDAQQPDSVLWWDEHSYFFENDMLHGIEVYNWEFCPEAMDWANEKNLTMLGNSDVHGPMDVNDGHRPLTLVFAKSRTIGGIKEALFDGRTAVYFDNTIAGRSEFLEPLFFESLEYKNTPLKLKNKESKVVKITNNSDVDYELELVQPGVGFDAPETITLEAHHVSALSLSGNSDEVANTGSLDVYYRVKNMLTGVDDPLIVTFTFRNN, encoded by the coding sequence ATGATGAAAAAATTTGGGTTTATAATTGTATTGCTCGTAGTTAGCAGCGGGTTAATTTATGCACAGGCACGACGAATAATTAATATTCCGAATATTAATGGTTACCAAACACTAAAGTGCGATTTGCACATGCACACCGTATTTTCTGATGGTACCGTTTGGCCAACCGTTCGTATAGAAGAGGCCTGGAACGAAGGTTTGGATGCCATTTCAATTACCGATCATATCGAATATCGTCCGCATTCGATTGATGTGGTGGCCGATCACAATCGTTCGTACGATTTGGCAAAACCATTGGCCGATCAATCAGAAATTTTACTGATTAAAGGAGCTGAGATTACGCGCAGCATGCCTCCCGGGCACTTAAATGCTTTGTTTATAACCAACGCCAATTTACTGGAACTGGAAGATGTGCATGCCGCTGTAAAAGAGGCGCGCGACCAGGGTGCTTTTCTTATGTGGAATCACCCGTGCTGGGATGCACAGCAACCCGATTCCGTTTTGTGGTGGGACGAACATTCCTACTTTTTCGAGAATGATATGTTGCACGGAATTGAAGTTTATAACTGGGAGTTTTGCCCGGAAGCCATGGATTGGGCCAACGAAAAAAACCTGACCATGCTGGGAAATTCCGACGTGCATGGGCCAATGGACGTTAACGACGGACACCGGCCACTGACACTTGTTTTTGCTAAAAGCCGCACCATTGGTGGAATTAAAGAAGCATTGTTCGACGGGCGAACTGCCGTTTATTTTGACAATACCATTGCAGGACGTTCCGAGTTTCTGGAACCGCTTTTCTTCGAGTCGTTGGAATATAAAAACACGCCACTAAAACTAAAAAACAAAGAATCGAAAGTGGTAAAAATCACGAATAATTCGGATGTAGATTACGAACTGGAGCTCGTTCAGCCCGGCGTGGGTTTTGATGCTCCGGAAACGATTACATTAGAAGCACATCATGTTTCGGCGTTGAGTTTAAGTGGTAATTCGGATGAGGTGGCAAATACCGGAAGTCTGGATGTGTACTACCGGGTGAAGAATATGCTTACAGGTGTCGATGATCCGCTTATCGTAACTTTCACCTTCCGAAACAATTAA
- a CDS encoding FAD-dependent oxidoreductase translates to MSAKTKKEPQLVKQVITNNEEISPGVHVLSFQRNTEFLPGQVVKIGVDTDHPPRIYSICSGNQEDEIRVLFNIKDDGFLTPKMAAMIPGDTLYVSEPYGSFLGTNEPAWWIATGTGIAPFYAMYRSGMSENKTLIHGVRHLNQFYFEDELEWSMGKNYVRCCSQEQSCDVFPGRVTNYLEGLTDLPDVKYYLCGKALMVVEVRDMLIERGVDYANIIAEIYF, encoded by the coding sequence ATGTCAGCAAAAACAAAAAAAGAACCTCAATTAGTTAAGCAGGTAATAACCAATAACGAAGAGATTTCGCCTGGTGTGCATGTGCTATCTTTTCAGCGGAATACTGAATTTTTGCCCGGTCAGGTGGTGAAAATCGGAGTCGACACCGATCATCCTCCGCGTATTTACAGCATTTGCAGTGGTAACCAGGAAGACGAAATCCGGGTCCTGTTCAACATTAAAGACGATGGTTTTTTAACTCCCAAAATGGCTGCCATGATTCCGGGAGATACGTTATACGTGTCGGAACCCTACGGTAGTTTTCTGGGAACAAACGAGCCGGCCTGGTGGATAGCCACCGGAACCGGGATTGCTCCTTTTTATGCCATGTACCGGTCGGGTATGTCGGAGAATAAAACTTTAATTCACGGAGTGCGGCATTTAAACCAGTTTTATTTCGAGGATGAGCTGGAGTGGTCGATGGGAAAAAATTATGTTCGCTGTTGCTCGCAGGAACAATCGTGCGATGTTTTTCCGGGACGGGTGACCAATTATCTGGAGGGACTGACCGATTTGCCCGATGTAAAATATTACCTCTGCGGAAAGGCGCTAATGGTTGTTGAAGTGCGCGATATGCTGATTGAAAGAGGTGTGGATTATGCCAATATAATAGCCGAAATTTATTTTTAA
- a CDS encoding OmpH family outer membrane protein encodes MKIKFLLATAVILCGAAVANAQNPLKIGHVNIQELVQKHPMLDSLQTVIEKESKDMQEIYDEMVAEHEAAIEKFEAESSTYSDFVKQTRQKEILEQSQKIQAYNQTAQQQLQNRNMELIQPIYKEINQEISNIAGAQNYTYVLDVSAGNVAYISPESEDLTPLVLAAIKGE; translated from the coding sequence ATGAAAATAAAATTTCTTTTAGCTACGGCGGTTATCCTTTGTGGTGCTGCAGTTGCAAACGCACAAAATCCTTTAAAAATAGGACATGTAAATATTCAGGAGCTGGTGCAAAAACACCCGATGCTTGATAGTCTTCAAACAGTTATCGAAAAGGAATCAAAAGATATGCAGGAGATTTACGATGAAATGGTTGCCGAACATGAAGCTGCCATTGAAAAATTTGAAGCCGAAAGCAGTACGTATTCAGATTTTGTAAAACAGACCCGACAAAAGGAAATTTTGGAGCAGTCGCAAAAAATACAAGCATACAACCAAACCGCACAGCAACAGTTGCAAAACCGCAACATGGAACTCATACAGCCCATTTATAAGGAGATTAATCAGGAAATCAGCAACATTGCCGGGGCGCAAAACTATACTTATGTGCTTGATGTAAGTGCCGGAAACGTGGCCTATATCTCGCCTGAAAGTGAAGATTTAACACCTTTGGTTTTGGCGGCGATAAAAGGGGAATAG
- a CDS encoding ROK family transcriptional regulator: MEKLFKTTGNQSQAVEQKKIAQKKQILRSIYFNGPLSNSDLARQIKLSTPKINSLLLELIEDQLVTELGRGDSSGGRRPNIYGLVENGFYVVGITINVARTIISIFNSCNQEVSGPHYFPIKMSSDINIFNQVNAELEKVIKDSNIDREKILVAGLELPGLINQKEGINQTYFPEEKDLFSNLQNIFGIPVFISHDAKLRTFAEQYFGLAKGKKNVLMLQADWGLGLGIIINGKLYTGKSGYSGEFGHIPLADNGVLCVCGKQGCLETIVSANAIARQAREGIEQGHSSLIKELVKDDLSKIDISTVIQAANSGDQFAISLFSEVGKWLGRGMAYLIQIFNPELIIIGGQVAVASQFILAPIQQAIHTFSNRDISNETQILFSELGTKAGTMGAAAYALERISKK; the protein is encoded by the coding sequence ATGGAAAAACTATTTAAAACCACAGGAAATCAAAGTCAGGCAGTTGAGCAAAAAAAAATTGCCCAGAAAAAACAGATTCTTCGTTCAATCTATTTTAACGGCCCGCTTTCAAATTCCGACCTTGCCCGCCAAATTAAATTAAGTACACCAAAGATTAACAGCTTATTACTCGAGCTAATCGAAGACCAACTGGTAACCGAGTTGGGACGTGGCGATTCGAGTGGTGGCCGGCGCCCCAATATTTACGGACTTGTTGAAAACGGTTTTTACGTGGTTGGAATTACCATAAATGTGGCCCGAACTATTATTTCCATTTTCAACAGCTGCAACCAGGAGGTTAGTGGCCCGCATTATTTCCCTATAAAAATGTCGTCGGACATTAACATTTTTAACCAGGTAAATGCCGAGCTTGAAAAAGTGATCAAAGACAGTAATATCGACCGCGAAAAGATTTTGGTGGCCGGACTTGAATTACCAGGTTTGATCAACCAAAAAGAAGGCATTAACCAAACCTATTTCCCGGAAGAAAAAGACCTGTTTTCGAACCTGCAAAATATATTTGGAATACCGGTTTTTATTAGCCACGATGCCAAATTGCGCACCTTTGCCGAACAGTATTTTGGACTGGCAAAAGGCAAGAAAAACGTGTTGATGCTGCAAGCCGACTGGGGTTTGGGACTGGGTATTATTATTAACGGGAAATTGTATACCGGAAAATCGGGTTATTCCGGTGAATTCGGGCACATACCATTGGCCGATAACGGCGTACTTTGTGTGTGTGGGAAACAGGGTTGTTTGGAAACCATTGTTTCGGCCAATGCTATTGCACGCCAGGCACGCGAAGGAATTGAGCAAGGCCATTCTTCGTTGATAAAAGAACTGGTAAAAGACGATTTAAGTAAAATAGATATTTCAACAGTTATTCAGGCAGCCAACTCCGGCGACCAGTTTGCCATTTCACTTTTTTCTGAAGTAGGAAAATGGCTGGGACGAGGGATGGCTTACCTGATTCAGATTTTTAATCCTGAGTTGATCATTATCGGTGGACAAGTTGCTGTGGCCAGTCAGTTTATTCTGGCGCCAATACAACAGGCCATTCATACATTTAGTAACCGCGACATAAGCAACGAAACCCAAATTTTGTTTTCGGAACTTGGAACCAAAGCCGGAACGATGGGGGCTGCAGCTTATGCGCTGGAGAGAATTTCAAAAAAATAA
- a CDS encoding MFS transporter has protein sequence MIKTKNKVANPAMWVPTAYFAMGLPFMVLAQSTAIMYKNMGISDSKIAFWTSLIMLPWTLKPLWSPVLEMFKSKKFFVVTSQFITAITFALIAFALPLPNFFAYTIALLGVIGFSGATTDIATDGVYLSVLSSKDQAKYIGWQGASYNVGKFLAYGGFVTIAGILEKQLGVVNAWVAVMLGIGGVMSLVGLYHSRMLPGGEASTSEVKSLKEGFDTLWDVLKTFFQKKYIYWYIAFIVLYRFAEGFAIKIAPLFFKAAVADGGLGLTTTEIGVVYGTFGTAAFVVGSLLAGYFIARRGLKRALLILVSTFNIPFLVYAILAHYQPSSLYLIGGAVVLEYFGYGFGFVGLMLFMMQQVAPGKYKMAHYAFATGIMNLGFMVPSMLSGYFSDWLGYKLFFAWVLVATIPIFIAARFVPFGHPENVDEQTKETENNV, from the coding sequence ATGATAAAAACAAAAAATAAAGTCGCCAATCCGGCAATGTGGGTTCCAACGGCCTATTTTGCAATGGGCTTACCTTTTATGGTGCTGGCACAGTCAACGGCTATCATGTATAAAAACATGGGGATCTCCGATTCCAAAATCGCCTTCTGGACCTCGCTGATTATGCTTCCGTGGACCTTAAAACCACTATGGAGCCCGGTTTTGGAGATGTTCAAATCGAAGAAGTTTTTTGTTGTAACCAGTCAGTTTATTACGGCAATAACTTTTGCATTAATTGCTTTTGCGCTTCCCCTACCCAACTTTTTTGCCTACACCATTGCTTTGCTTGGAGTTATTGGATTTAGCGGGGCCACCACCGACATTGCAACCGACGGCGTTTATCTCAGTGTCCTCTCATCAAAAGATCAGGCAAAATACATTGGCTGGCAGGGAGCGTCGTACAATGTGGGAAAATTTTTGGCCTACGGAGGTTTTGTTACCATAGCCGGAATTCTTGAAAAACAGCTGGGCGTGGTAAATGCCTGGGTAGCTGTGATGCTTGGAATTGGCGGTGTAATGAGTTTGGTAGGTCTTTATCACTCGCGTATGTTGCCTGGCGGCGAAGCCTCGACATCAGAAGTAAAAAGCCTGAAAGAAGGGTTTGACACACTTTGGGATGTGCTAAAAACTTTCTTTCAGAAAAAATACATTTACTGGTACATTGCTTTTATTGTGCTATACCGGTTTGCCGAAGGATTTGCCATTAAAATTGCGCCGTTGTTTTTTAAAGCTGCCGTTGCTGATGGCGGATTGGGTTTAACAACCACCGAAATTGGCGTTGTTTACGGAACATTCGGAACCGCTGCTTTTGTTGTCGGATCGTTATTGGCCGGTTATTTTATTGCACGACGCGGATTAAAACGAGCTTTGCTTATTTTAGTCAGCACTTTTAATATTCCCTTTTTGGTTTACGCCATACTGGCACATTATCAACCTTCGAGCCTATACCTGATTGGAGGTGCCGTAGTTCTGGAGTATTTTGGCTATGGTTTTGGTTTTGTTGGACTGATGCTGTTTATGATGCAGCAGGTAGCTCCCGGAAAATACAAAATGGCACACTACGCTTTTGCCACCGGAATTATGAATCTTGGATTTATGGTGCCCTCAATGCTAAGTGGCTATTTTAGTGATTGGCTGGGCTACAAATTGTTTTTTGCCTGGGTGTTGGTGGCTACCATTCCAATATTTATTGCCGCACGATTTGTGCCTTTCGGACACCCCGAGAATGTAGATGAACAAACAAAAGAAACAGAGAATAATGTCTAA
- a CDS encoding histidine kinase has translation MKTIPFITLVLLLICFSSFAQNEVILLRPETGKEYFYRFTDSEYIAGKSGEKLTELVEQKTLHIKFSTVQSENKDLLQVKVIQNKAEKPLESPRQVNDYMYPYFENNYFGKRYENLYEELLCDIEFQYEFDFITSEVKLYNRPDVLLKVRKNLQRKEFSENDINRYTEGFNEKGIPELTKHLNSIYSISQDSLQEINEAEKFKTSVSTVNELAVISAKRLEREAGLNSVDIVYNQNENFLKSYNSIKIDSVEESTWYRRNPDRRYYREKNIRLLRRKDISENRFVISGHIKKPRYKKVTLAVLQDPFGYELKEYSVFLDENNSFSIETELNHQGIVLLQFGNTNQSRQLPIFWIYAEPGSKIQLNDNGEQFLENVEFTGDFSKAAQMLHEYQKKFDFNEKYNLENMFWFSVSSKIGENNFRTALTNHDSFLNTYKKKIDETAFEFITHEVKMNLLTGAMFYARSDERTQALFFLDDEPLNAEPYENYIAGNPFNKYYNESGIFSRLAAYQYVNFQMAKATKVQELSSVALDPFIIALNYSYRHSFPLVLELAKVVLSGHAYYSCAADVLLRIKADTDNEVSKNDEIKQMQIDEYYDLFQRLCNNNDLKSTLAILYQKNKVWEDATYVPSNKFLNPEGKEVSFNDFLGDKPTVFYITQRWGNERYYFDELADENPDINFVMVMEGSIFEEWQDYMTRAEPIAHQLFLENTETDFRDIFERQSGYFIIYDKDGVRFAFADDPLDAKNYAKQSLQPKKKELNKSQLQIIIVVLLSILTILIISLLLWKWRVRQQFRKEEQKRRLRELELTAIRSQMNPHFLFNSLNSVQNLVQQNKGREAHLYLSDFAGLIRKVLNNSEKEEVSLAEELEMIRQYLNLEKLRFDFEFEVLVDETIDEHNTQVPSLLLQPFVENAIVHGLQNKRGEKHLKIDVTKKDAFVLITITDNGIGRKAAKEIQQQKNGKGTKLMKERLEILQQKQGEKYALTTTDLEEGTRVEIILPEEN, from the coding sequence ATGAAAACAATCCCGTTTATAACGCTGGTTCTCCTTCTTATTTGTTTTTCCTCTTTCGCCCAAAACGAAGTTATTCTTTTACGCCCTGAAACCGGGAAGGAATATTTTTATCGGTTTACCGATTCGGAATATATTGCCGGCAAGAGTGGCGAAAAACTTACAGAGCTGGTCGAACAAAAAACATTGCATATTAAGTTTTCAACTGTTCAGTCCGAAAATAAAGATCTTCTTCAGGTAAAAGTTATTCAAAATAAAGCGGAAAAACCGTTGGAGAGTCCAAGGCAGGTTAACGATTATATGTATCCGTATTTTGAAAACAATTATTTCGGAAAACGATACGAGAATCTTTATGAAGAACTGTTATGTGACATTGAATTTCAGTATGAATTTGACTTTATAACCAGTGAAGTAAAACTATACAACCGACCCGATGTACTTTTAAAAGTGCGTAAGAACTTGCAACGAAAGGAATTTAGCGAAAATGATATTAATCGCTATACCGAAGGATTTAACGAAAAAGGAATACCGGAGCTTACAAAACACCTGAACTCCATTTACAGCATTTCGCAGGATTCTCTGCAGGAAATAAATGAAGCAGAAAAGTTTAAAACCTCAGTAAGTACCGTTAATGAGTTAGCTGTAATTTCTGCAAAACGATTGGAAAGAGAAGCTGGTTTAAATTCAGTGGATATCGTTTACAACCAAAATGAAAATTTTCTGAAAAGCTATAATAGCATAAAAATTGATTCAGTAGAAGAAAGCACTTGGTATCGAAGAAATCCGGATCGTCGATACTATCGTGAGAAAAATATTCGTTTGTTGCGTCGGAAAGATATTTCAGAAAACAGGTTTGTTATATCAGGGCATATAAAAAAACCGAGATACAAAAAAGTAACACTGGCAGTTTTGCAAGATCCTTTTGGATATGAACTAAAGGAATATTCAGTCTTTTTGGATGAAAACAACAGCTTCAGCATTGAAACCGAATTAAATCATCAGGGAATTGTATTATTGCAATTTGGGAATACCAACCAGTCGCGGCAATTGCCAATATTTTGGATTTATGCTGAACCCGGAAGCAAAATTCAGCTAAACGATAATGGCGAACAGTTTCTGGAAAATGTTGAATTTACCGGAGATTTCAGTAAGGCTGCTCAGATGTTGCACGAATATCAGAAAAAGTTTGACTTTAATGAGAAATACAATCTCGAAAATATGTTTTGGTTTTCGGTGAGCAGTAAAATAGGAGAAAATAATTTTCGGACAGCATTAACTAACCACGATTCATTTTTGAATACTTACAAAAAGAAGATTGATGAAACAGCTTTTGAATTTATTACTCACGAGGTTAAGATGAATCTGCTAACAGGTGCAATGTTTTATGCAAGAAGCGATGAAAGAACACAAGCTTTATTTTTTTTAGATGATGAGCCGTTAAATGCAGAACCCTATGAAAATTATATTGCAGGTAATCCCTTTAATAAATATTACAATGAATCTGGAATATTTTCGCGCCTTGCAGCTTACCAATATGTGAATTTCCAAATGGCAAAAGCTACTAAGGTGCAAGAACTGTCTAGTGTGGCTTTAGATCCATTCATTATTGCCCTAAATTATTCATATCGTCATAGTTTTCCGTTGGTGCTTGAGCTTGCCAAGGTCGTATTAAGTGGGCATGCTTATTATTCTTGTGCCGCAGATGTTTTGCTGCGAATAAAAGCAGATACGGATAATGAGGTTTCGAAGAATGATGAAATAAAACAAATGCAGATTGATGAGTATTACGATTTATTCCAACGTTTATGTAACAACAACGATTTGAAATCGACTTTAGCAATTTTGTATCAAAAGAACAAAGTTTGGGAAGATGCTACTTATGTGCCCTCGAATAAATTTCTAAATCCTGAAGGCAAAGAAGTTTCCTTCAATGATTTTCTGGGCGATAAACCAACTGTTTTTTATATCACGCAACGCTGGGGAAATGAACGCTATTACTTTGATGAGCTCGCCGACGAGAATCCTGATATCAACTTTGTGATGGTAATGGAAGGAAGTATTTTTGAGGAGTGGCAGGATTACATGACACGTGCCGAACCGATTGCTCATCAACTGTTTTTAGAAAATACTGAAACCGATTTCAGAGACATTTTTGAAAGACAAAGCGGGTACTTTATTATTTACGATAAGGATGGTGTGCGTTTTGCTTTTGCCGATGATCCTCTGGATGCAAAGAATTACGCCAAACAAAGCCTGCAGCCTAAAAAAAAAGAACTGAATAAATCGCAGTTGCAAATTATAATAGTAGTATTACTCAGCATCCTAACCATTTTAATAATAAGTTTACTACTATGGAAATGGCGGGTTCGGCAGCAATTCCGAAAGGAGGAGCAAAAAAGGCGACTCCGGGAGTTGGAGCTTACGGCTATCCGGAGTCAGATGAACCCCCATTTTCTTTTTAACAGTTTGAATTCGGTGCAAAACCTGGTTCAGCAAAACAAGGGCCGCGAGGCCCATTTGTATTTAAGCGATTTTGCCGGATTGATTCGAAAAGTGCTGAATAATTCTGAAAAAGAAGAAGTGTCGCTGGCCGAAGAGCTGGAAATGATTAGGCAGTATTTAAACCTTGAAAAACTGCGTTTTGATTTTGAATTTGAGGTTCTTGTTGACGAAACAATTGATGAGCACAATACGCAGGTGCCATCGCTACTTTTGCAGCCTTTTGTTGAAAATGCCATCGTTCATGGTCTTCAGAATAAAAGAGGTGAGAAACATCTAAAAATTGATGTTACGAAGAAAGACGCATTTGTATTAATCACAATCACCGACAACGGAATTGGCCGTAAAGCCGCAAAAGAAATACAGCAACAAAAGAATGGGAAAGGCACAAAACTGATGAAAGAACGGCTGGAGATTCTTCAGCAAAAACAAGGTGAGAAATATGCGCTTACCACCACCGACTTGGAGGAAGGAACGCGCGTGGAAATTATTTTGCCGGAAGAAAATTAA